Genomic DNA from Sardina pilchardus chromosome 4, fSarPil1.1, whole genome shotgun sequence:
ACAATAACTACCTCTGTGGTCCTGATGACTCTCTTAATGTCCATCACGGTTATGAGGATCATCAAAAGTCCATCCGCCAAAACAGAATAGCTTTATTAACCTTGAAAAACATCACAGTGGACAGACTAAGCACCGCAGCCTAGCCGCGGCGCAAGGGCCATGATAAATTGTGGCCTGTGTCTCCGTGTCTCatgggggggaagagagagagagagagagaggatcggGAGAGTCAGTGACTCTACTGCCACACATAGCAGTGATCTAGATATTAGCATAGAGTTTATTCCTGAGAATATCATATCAACGCGGTGTCTGCCACGAGACTGGGGGGAGGAATTAATTTAGCTCCCAGTTTTACTGTCCTTCCTACCGGGAGACAATTACCAGTGTGCTTCAAAGCCCCGCATTTGGGCAAGATTAGCTGCACTTCTGGGAAAGTGATGAAAGTGAATGTCTTAGCCCCCAGGTTAGATTTTCCTTGTGACTGTGTGGCCCCATGGCCCTgtggttgcttgtgtgtgtgtgcgtgtgtgtgtgtgtgtgtgtgtgtgtgtgtgtgtgtgtgtgtgtgtgtgtgtgtgtgtgtgttgtatgtgttgtatgtgttgtgtgtgttgtgtgtgttgtgtgtgtgtgtgtgtgtttctgtgtgtgaatgtgtgaactaAAACGTGTGacggcagagaaaaaaaagtgacgAGTGATGTCTCTAACACCCGGTGCCATCTCATGCCGTTGGCCCCGGTTGCCTGTCTGCCGGGTCCTCGGGGCATCATGGCAGccgttgaaaaaaaaaaaaaagaaagccgtCCGCGGGTGTGCCTGAACGACGCAGATGTCTCGATCTGTGTCACGGCAGCCAGCAGATCTCGCTAACGAGGCTAACGAGGGGGCACCTCAAGGCAGCGCTGGCCCCCCTGTGTTTGCTTGGCAAATTTAGCAGCCATTTCTGCTTGTCAAGGCACCATGCCGCCTCTCTGTCCTGGAAAAGACAAATCTCTTCATTTCAGCTGCTCTTCTCTTACTGTAACTCAGAAACACTGAGATGAATAACTGTAAAGTATAGATATGATTATTCAAATACATACAATTTAGTACTCTGTAATGCGAGAAAAAGCAAACAGACCAGCAGGAATGATGACGATAAAGGCCTTTTACTTGTTTTTTTACTAGGATGATGTATCTAATGCTCCTTTCTTTTACTCTGCCTGTGTGGAAAGacttatttttactcatttttacTGCTGATGACATTTGGGGCAACCAGTTTCCTCACCTTGAAGTCCTGTCTTAATGTGTTCTAATCAAAGAAGGCTCAGTCCTGTCTCAATGTGTACTAATCAAAAACAGCTCAGTAACAGTTGGCAAAGATGGCTTTGTTGTGTCATTTGTGTCAGCAgctgtcaaagtgtgtgtgtgtgtgtgtgtgtgtgtgtgtgtgtgtgcttgtttgtccgCGTGTTTTTGCGCATGCGTGCATTGATGTATTGATTCAGTAAGTTAATTACAGAATAGTTTAACATCACAGGCTATTGAAACAACCAGACAGACAAGATGCACTCTCTCCCCAAAATCTCAACAATATTTTATCTGTAAAACCAATAACATCTTGTCACTTTGGTGGAGAACTAAACTGGTACCATAATATCTTCCACTTCATAAAATCAGGTTAAGATCTCATCACTGCAccaataaaaatgtatttacagTACCCTACATGAAGTGCCCTTCAGCCATACTGGGATGACGTTTCCATTCAGAGATGGGTTGTGTGACTACATGGTCAACATGACAAAATAATGAGTTTTTAATGACAAGCGAACAGCTCAATGTTGTGGTTTATTAAGCAGTAATGAATATGCCAGGCATTcatcactcttttttttaagatctttttttgtttttttttaagttactCTTCTTTGTCTTTGAAAGATATGTTGCGGGGCATGTCATAGACATCCATCTccatttaaaatgttacctgCTTGATGTCACAAGTGATGATGCAGTCAATTTTATGTCCTTCAGAGAAAGTCAAGGCGAGGCAGGCAGATGTTGCTACGGCAATAATTCATGATTACCTTTAATCACTGTCTTTAATGAGCTTTTTGTCCCCAGTGATGGATATGGAGTCCTTCTCTGCAGACAAAAGAAACATCTGTCTATTAGAACAACCTCATAAATTCAGAACTTTTACCATAACAAAGCCACAGAAGCTGCATATGTTGAACGAGTCGAAATATTCTCTGGGAATATAAGCATTGCTGTTCAGTGTTCAgcttaaaacaaaaacaaaacaaaaacataatggGTGCAATCTCTCATTTTTATATCTTCTCCCTTTCAGATGGATCGGATAATGGCTATTTTGATGCCATCCTAGGAGGTGAGTGAACATAAGGGTTAGCTTCCAATGGTGTGTGGGCTATCAGCAGTACTTAACTGCTACACTTAAATGGATCTCAGACAGCTAGCACATTGATCTGGGGCCTGACAAAGCGAATTGTTTAATAAAGCCGATATGACTTTCTCCTTGCGTAAGTGCAATATCTCCACTCCTTAATGTCCGGCAATAGATTCCAACAATGCCATTGTGAACTCAGACAACCATAGGAGCCGGTCAAAAAGCGTAATAGATTAGTCACCTTATTGCGGAGGCAAACtaataaaaatgtttttctgCGGCTCGGCCGCCGCACTGACCGTGACCAGCTGCTAGTCAGTGAGATATATTTGTCCACTTGCGTGCCTTTAATGACACCGAGGCCGAGCTTTAACGGTGCCATTTGTGTCAAAGAGAGGGAGCATCGTGATGGAGAGTGCGCAATAATTATCTAGGCTCATTCGCCGAGATGCTTTCTAAAAACTCTGGAGAGTCCAGTCATGCCAGGTCAGAGGGTCCGGTGCGGTGAAAATAACACTCCATAGCCTAACCCGTGCTTTGCTGCATGTCCAGACCTTTCTGGTGATTTGCCTTCATTTCGATGACTGTTGAACCCATATTCAGACAGGGTTGTCCATTACAACAGCAGAGGTCAACTAATTAGCAGAAACTAAAGACATGTGCTGCAAATTAGCAGGCAGATTTCCAGTGACTTCATTATGCATTCATTTACCTGACGCCACTTAGTGTCCGATTGTACTTCATattccactctgtctctctctctccctccctctctctctctctctctccctccctctctctctctctctctctctccctccctctctctctctatctctctctctctctccctctctctctctctctctctctctctgttccactctcagcggTCATTGCCACGGTCGTGCTGGTCATCCTGTGCGTGGCGGCGGTGCTGCTGCGGTACATGTACCGGCACAAGGGCACGTACCACACTAACGAGGCCAAGGGCACCGAGTTTGCCGAGACAGCAGACGCGGCGCTCCGGGGCGACCCGGCGCTGCAGGACGCCATGGACGAGAGCAAGAAAGAGTACTTCATCTGACCCCGGGGGCCGGTCGGCCAGCGCACACGAGGCTGAAGGATATGTTCCCCGCCGCAATAGAGACCTCTCTTTTAAAACGCGCAGAGCAAGAGAATGGCTCTGTTCAACACCACGTGACCCTTCTGTTCAGGAGTCAGAAGTTTGACCAGACTGAAgtgtagaaaaaaaagaaaaagaaacacgcCAAAATGATccaatgggatttttttttgtccactCACAGAAAGcccaatctgttttttttttgttttgttttgtttttttgctgtgaAAAGGACATGAAGTTAATGATGCGAGAAGTGTAGACCAAAGAGATAATGCCTTGTAGAGAGACATTAATTACAATGTCCAGTGTTTTGTGGATGCACATTACTCATGAGGTCCTgtagcgagggagagagagagaaagagagagagaatgttttctACCAAACAGACGCCGGCCACAGCGAGCATGACAATAGCATGGAAGTACTCCCAGAGAAGCAATGTTGGGTAGAATTGGATGTGGCAGGATGTTGTATTGGAATCTAAGTGAGAGGTGTTGAGAATATCAAATGCTCAGCCAACACATCTGGGGCGTTCTGAAAATATAACCTATATGGCCACAAACTCTTCAAGCACTAACTCTTTTCACTAACACTTACAGTAGGTAACAGATTAAAACTTGTGGATTTATGTTGTTAGTTTTGTGACTTCTCCAACTAAAGCCAAATATTTGTAATACAATTTGAGCAGTGAGAGAGAATTTGATTTCAATTTCTTCACCTGAGCAGAGTAAGGGACACATTTAAATGTTCTAACGTTCAGTAATTGCTATATTTGCAAATGTAGTGTAACATATtcaatacacatacaataatTTGGCATATCAGTAATAACCTACAATATCAATTGATGACATATCGTTAAGTCCAAAGTATATGAAAGTAGGAAGACTGTGGTCCCGATATTGGTCCTAACTTAATTTGCCTCCTTTAAAGGTGACAATGCAGGAATATAAATGGATGTATCTGCGAGTCATCAGTTGCCGGAGGCATCAAGCAACAGCAATTATATGAAGTGTTTTGGAAATGAACACGGGAGGGATTTATGTGTaattaattgtttttcattacgctggctgttttgtttgcttCCACACAAAGGTGTTGGTTTTCATAGAAAGTCAGTTTCTGAAACCTGATCTTGTGTTTGTATTAAGTGTTTATATTGTAATCAAATTGCAATCTGCTATCTGCTTTCTCTTTCGGTAAAACCAAAACTGTTTGGGGAAAACAAGAGATGGAGTAGGCTTGCATTTATTGAATGTTGTGACTGTTGAACAAAATACTGCTAAGCTCAAGAAAAATAACCCAaaataaataaccatagccTAAATAACCACCTGGAATGACATGGCATATGTTTGTACAGCTTGTGTGTGATAATAACAGGAAAACAGTCTGCATTTCTAAAATAACAACTGAGTTCCAGTTCTATAGTGTACTAGACAGAGAGGTTGACACAATGTTTCATATAACATGTCTGGATCACAGGCACATCAACCTAGCCAATTTGATTTCAATTGTCTTCAATTCTGATTGTTATTGTTTGCATGCCAGAGGGGCTTGACTCAGGAGTTTGTGCTCTGAATTGAAGTGATTGAAGTGTCGATATTTCTCAGATCCAAAGAAGTACCATGTAGCTATAGTGTAATGGTGTAATATATTATATAGCTTTAAAAAGTCTACGGAGTAAAAAAGAGAGTAAGCTACTACATACATTATGCAACTAGATATTTCAGGCAGAGCATTTGCCAACTTTTATGAGGTAGGATAATATTAAGAATATCCCTACAGATATCATGTGAAACTGCAATTAATAATACAGAGTATTCCCAACCCCTACTTTTCAGTGTAAGGTAAGAATATACTAAAGACAGCCTCGATTTTACCCAGAAGACCCCAATCAGCAAGAGCCTCGTGATGGCACACGTCCTCGATAGAAAAGAAATTAAAGTCTATTTATCACGCAGCCCATCCGCACAGGCTTGTGATTCATTACAATGACAAAGGCAATTATGGCATATCAGCTCTGCGAGCGACAATGTGCACAATGGGTGCCACACCATTTCACCTTGCAGCAATGGCGTGAATGAAGCTAAGTAGAACAGAAATGCCACACAACAAGTATGTTCCTTTTCCAGATTCCCTACCCCGTATCCTCTTGGTAACAATTTAACACAATGTCAAACCATATCCTAAGCGTAGGAGCACTTTGAAAATCAActttgaagaggagagagggggaaatagaCACGCACAGATGATACGACATATGAAGAGCTGTTTATGATTGCACTAAAAATGCTATTATTGAGTAAGAGTTTGGGACCATAAACTGGGGTCTTCAGTTTGATAGATATTATTGGGTTTGTCAAGCAAGTCCCAGACTAACAGAACAGTGGAATTATCAGTTGTCAAACcctcaccccacacccccctttAAATGGcatcaaattataaacaaaGACTTTCATCTTTTTTCTCAACCCAACATCCTGCAGATCACAGCTGAAAGATTCAAAGCTGATACAAATACTAGCAGAATAAATAGCCCAAGCTTGAAAAAAGATCTTAAATATTAGAAAtgagttaacattgttagcccAAGTGTGATGGATAATGTGGATATCAACAAAAGTCtttgaacatacagtatttctacaAGCCAGAACTGTTCGATTTTAAATGAATTACCAAATATAACATTCAGCGTGCATTCTAGTTTGAGCATTGTGTGTAATTACAAAACAATTCTGTCACATCAAAGAGAGAGGCAATAGGATTCCATTCCAACTTTGATATTTTACAAAGCAAATTGAGCGTTGAGTTCTCAGACCTCAGTATATcttcctacagtatatcaatcaACACATCCAATCCACTATGAAAACGCAGCCACTTGATTAAAAACATCTGAAGGAAGAGGTCATAACATGACCAGAGGTTTAGATGGCAAAATGAAGTCTGTCGTCATTAAACGCCATACAAGGGGGTTGTATACTTGTTGCAATTGCAATCTCACTGTGAGAATATTGGCCTGTGCATCTTTTTGACCCTGCTGTTTCAGAAACAGGCAATTACGTCCTCTTGCCATTGCTATAGAGACCTACTCATTCTCAGTCACTTTGGGAGAGACGAGTAAAGCATGACAAGGAAAGTTTTAATGATGACGGCAACAGAaagtgaacaaaacaaaacaaaaaaaagcacattaTTTTTATAACgttgtttgttttaaagaaTGCTCTTTCCCAATCTTTGTTTGTGGTGCTATAGACCTATTACAAAAGATTGCAAGCGAAATGAGGAAGCACACTCAAGTCTTGAAATTGGACTCTCTAGCTCTGTTTCACCAGTTCATTGCTGGGCAAGTCAAAAAAGCCACACGCCCCTCATCAGACCATATGCAACGTCACATCGAAGTATTATGTGAGagatttcacaaaagcatgtgcAGCAATGCAAAGCACCATCCAAGTCTACCTCCTGCACAACACAATGCCAATAACTGTGATAAGTACAGTGTGTAATGTATTCACGTTTTGTTATTTATGAGGCTGA
This window encodes:
- the gypc gene encoding glycophorin-C, which translates into the protein MDSSAGELNVTGQTQVTNTDGSDNGYFDAILGAVIATVVLVILCVAAVLLRYMYRHKGTYHTNEAKGTEFAETADAALRGDPALQDAMDESKKEYFI